One region of Streptomyces sp. CG4 genomic DNA includes:
- a CDS encoding pitrilysin family protein, whose translation MPMGHTTTAEAGSGGLTATEHRLANGLRVVLSEDHLTPVAAVCLWYDVGSRHEVKGRTGLAHLFEHLMFQGSAQVKGNGHFELVQGAGGSLNGTTSFERTNYFETMPAHQLELALWLEADRMGSLLAALDDESMENQRDVVKNERRQRYDNVPYGTAFEKLTGLSYPEGHPYHHTPIGSMADLDAATLEDARRFFRTYYAPNNAVLSVVGDIDPVQTLAWIEKYFGSIPSHDGKPAPRDGALPDVIGEQKREVVVEEVPARALMAAYRLPQDGTRACDAADLALTVLGGGESSRLYNRLVRRDRTAVAAGFGLLRLAGAPSMGWLDVKTSGDVEVPVIETAIDEELARFAEEGPTPEEMERAQAQLEREWLDRLGTVAGRADELCRFAVLFGDPQLALTAVKRVLEVTPEEVQEVAKARLRPDNRAVLVYEPLSADSAEHTEEAGRGEDPEQEATVEAANENEETAK comes from the coding sequence ATGCCCATGGGTCACACGACCACAGCCGAGGCAGGCTCCGGGGGCCTGACAGCGACCGAGCACCGCCTGGCCAACGGTCTGCGCGTGGTGCTCTCCGAGGACCACCTGACCCCGGTGGCGGCGGTCTGCCTCTGGTACGACGTCGGCTCCCGCCACGAAGTCAAGGGGCGTACCGGCCTGGCTCACCTTTTCGAGCACTTGATGTTCCAGGGCTCGGCGCAGGTCAAGGGCAACGGCCACTTCGAGCTGGTGCAGGGCGCCGGCGGCTCGCTCAACGGCACCACCAGCTTCGAGCGCACCAACTACTTCGAGACCATGCCCGCCCACCAGCTGGAGCTCGCGCTCTGGCTGGAGGCCGACCGGATGGGCTCGCTGCTGGCCGCCCTGGACGACGAGTCCATGGAGAACCAGCGGGACGTCGTCAAGAACGAGCGGCGCCAACGCTACGACAACGTGCCCTACGGCACCGCCTTCGAGAAGCTGACCGGCCTGTCGTACCCGGAGGGCCACCCCTACCACCACACGCCGATCGGCTCGATGGCGGACCTGGACGCGGCCACCCTGGAGGACGCCCGCCGGTTCTTCCGCACCTACTACGCGCCGAACAACGCGGTCCTCTCCGTGGTCGGCGACATCGACCCCGTGCAGACCCTCGCCTGGATCGAGAAGTACTTCGGATCGATCCCGTCCCACGACGGCAAGCCCGCGCCGCGCGACGGCGCCCTGCCGGACGTCATCGGCGAGCAGAAGCGCGAGGTCGTCGTCGAGGAGGTCCCGGCGCGCGCCCTGATGGCCGCCTACCGGCTCCCGCAGGACGGCACGCGCGCGTGCGACGCGGCCGACCTGGCCCTGACCGTCCTCGGCGGCGGCGAGTCCTCCCGCCTGTACAACCGGCTGGTGCGCCGCGACCGTACGGCCGTCGCGGCCGGCTTCGGCCTGCTGCGCCTCGCCGGTGCGCCCTCGATGGGCTGGCTGGACGTGAAGACCTCCGGTGACGTCGAGGTGCCGGTCATCGAGACCGCCATCGACGAGGAGCTGGCCCGGTTCGCCGAGGAGGGCCCCACGCCCGAGGAAATGGAGCGCGCCCAGGCCCAGTTGGAGCGCGAGTGGCTGGACCGGCTCGGCACGGTCGCCGGCCGCGCCGACGAACTGTGCCGGTTCGCCGTCCTGTTCGGCGACCCGCAGCTCGCCCTCACCGCCGTCAAGCGCGTCCTGGAGGTGACCCCCGAGGAGGTCCAGGAGGTCGCCAAGGCCCGCCTGCGTCCCGACAACCGCGCGGTCCTCGTCTACGAGCCGCTGTCCGCCGATTCCGCCGAGCACACCGAGGAAGCGGGGCGCGGCGAGGACCCGGAGCAGGAAGCGACCGTAGAGGCCGCCAACGAGAACGAGGAGACGGCCAAGTGA